The sequence below is a genomic window from Plasmodium gaboni strain SY75 chromosome 10, whole genome shotgun sequence.
tatatatttatttatttatttattgattcatttatatgttaattttttttttttttacctCATCATCCTTCACTGATTCAAGATCCTCGAGGCTTGAAAAAATATCTACGCTGTCGCCATTTTTGATATGCTCAAAAAGTTCAAAGTTTTTTTTGGCATGCTTAATATCATCATTctaaaaacaaaaaaatatgcacacatataaatatatatacaacacatatacacatacacatatatatatatatatatgacaTGCTTATGGGTTGGTTGTTttgtcattttttttttttttttttttaatattactTGATTATTTGGTATTCCCTTTTTGTCAgtgtaatattttttatggTGATTTGATGGTCCGTTACACAAAACATAATTTTCTATAGGCAAAGAATTTCTTATTTTGTCATTAGTgtgtaatattatattatcattattttttaaaacttttttatcattattttgtaGAAATTgtttatcattattttgcatatctaataataatgattgGTTAGataatgaattaaaaagaagaatatgttgattttttaatttttgaaTATTAAGACGtttatttgtaatattatttaaataattttgttgatgtaaaatatttttaattaacATTTGATGATCTGAATTGGTTACATCATAtctattttttaaattatcttGTAATTTAAGTGCTCTatgtttttgtttttttaaataatctatcatattttttagaaTGATAAgatttttttcatctttttttaaatcatgtttttctttatctATTATAGTTTTTAAttgttttcttttattatctgtacattttatttcattttcttttttattataatttttatttaaatttatattttcaatatttattttatttatatcatctataatttcttttatttcatttCTAATAgctttaatattttcttttttatattttatatctttatataaacataaatttaaaaattctAAGTTACGTCTTTCTTCTTTTAAACATTGAtacttttttaattcattttcatATACATAAGCTAAACAATTTacttgttttttttttttttctatatcgattttttttttttttatttcttcttcaaGTTTTCTATTTATCTCTTCAATTTTATAAACATCCTTACTTTCAATgtgataattttttaaatcaGTATAATTAAAATCAATAAGTCttgtaaaatatttctcTTCCTCTgaatatttcttttttttctttttctcttcatctttatcttttttctttttcttatCATCTAAATGGAAACCATCACTCATCAAGCGATTACCATCActattgttattattatgatcactatggttattattattatcactattattattaatattattatcatcactCTTACTGTGAATCTTCTTTTTGTGTTTGTCTCCcttttctttctttttcttttccttAAAAATGGAATATTTACTACttcctttttttcttccttCAGAATATGCTGATACTTCACAATCATCATCAGAATTGTCTACACTCTTCTCATAatcattatcattactACTATTCTGTTCAACTTTTCTATGgctttttttatttttttttattttcttttttttctttttctcATTCATTGAATTTAAATCCTTATCGACCCCACTTCCTTCAACAAACTTATCGTATCCATTATTAAAAGCAAGCTCATCTGTATCATTTACATCATCGTTGTTCAATTGCTCATACGCTTCAAAGTTAGTGGAAAAAAATGgtttatctttattattaatattattcatattatcatcattatcgTCATCCTCCTCTTCCTCCTCTTCCtcatcatcattttcttcGTCGGCTCCAAAATGAGTGGTTTCTTTCTTACCCTTCTTaaacttttttttacttttgACTGTATCTTCTTTGTttaattcaaaaaaatcATATTCCATCTGTAACTTTTCGTTTTCTTCCTCTTCATCTCCTCGATGTTCTTTCTTCTTTGACAGATCTGATTTCAAAATATCTCCTAGCGACAATTTTATGGattctcttttttttcctcCCTCCTCATCTGCGTTCTGTCGAAAGGTAACATCATCTGAAGggataaaaaaaataaaaaaaaaaaaaaaaaaaaaaaataataataataataataataataatatataaataatgtgtggacaaaaaaatatatacatacatacatatatatatatatatatgtaacacataatatatatatatttttatatatacatttaaaaccatgttatatttttcttacCCTCAGAAACAAATGTGTTGTTCTTATTTTGAACAGACTGTAATAACTCGACAGGCACAGACAGAGGTATATTAATTATCCTCTCCTTTCTTACTTCTACTATTTTgttcataataaaaaattcatCTAAATTTAAAAATCCATCGTTATCTATATCAGAAATATTCCATATCTGCATTAATTCACATACAGATATATTTGTTGTATTCATATAATACTCACGAAGTACTGATCCttctattttttcttcattttttatatctaatgatttaaatattctttgataattttctttttctt
It includes:
- a CDS encoding putative formin 2 produces the protein MGTMNKSFKDMNNMYMNNPSMNMVNNNIWSSERIVLPSEEYLYYINLFNLNDKFDNQYIDNKTASSFLQNSGLSISVLHTIWEYSDVENKGYLTLEDFFICCRLVAHAQSGNVINAELISIQPPCLPSFDIVRHKSFSDISNMEGSLKWKLSSKEKENYQRIFKSLDIKNEEKIEGSVLREYYMNTTNISVCELMQIWNISDIDNDGFLNLDEFFIMNKIVEVRKERIINIPLSVPVELLQSVQNKNNTFVSEDDVTFRQNADEEGGKKRESIKLSLGDILKSDLSKKKEHRGDEEEENEKLQMEYDFFELNKEDTVKSKKKFKKGKKETTHFGADEENDDEEEEEEEDDDNDDNMNNINNKDKPFFSTNFEAYEQLNNDDVNDTDELAFNNGYDKFVEGSGVDKDLNSMNEKKKKKKIKKNKKSHRKVEQNSSNDNDYEKSVDNSDDDCEVSAYSEGRKKGSSKYSIFKEKKKKEKGDKHKKKIHSKSDDNNINNNSDNNNNHSDHNNNNSDGNRLMSDGFHLDDKKKKKDKDEEKKKKKKYSEEEKYFTRLIDFNYTDLKNYHIESKDVYKIEEINRKLEEEIKKKKIDIEKKKKQVNCLAYVYENELKKYQCLKEERRNLEFLNLCLYKDIKYKKENIKAIRNEIKEIIDDINKINIENINLNKNYNKKENEIKCTDNKRKQLKTIIDKEKHDLKKDEKNLIILKNMIDYLKKQKHRALKLQDNLKNRYDVTNSDHQMLIKNILHQQNYLNNITNKRLNIQKLKNQHILLFNSLSNQSLLLDMQNNDKQFLQNNDKKVLKNNDNIILHTNDKIRNSLPIENYVLCNGPSNHHKKYYTDKKGIPNNQNDDIKHAKKNFELFEHIKNGDSVDIFSSLEDLESVKDDEIANDMKHLENYISKDNSLKSVDNSS